From the genome of Stigmatopora nigra isolate UIUO_SnigA chromosome 2, RoL_Snig_1.1, whole genome shotgun sequence:
CGCCTGTGTTTGATGTGTGTGCATTTCTTTGGGTTGGAGGGGAATGATCATATTTCAGTGACATTGACGGGTAGAGGCGTCCGCTCTGTCTGAATTGGGGGGGTTGGTATTTTACGATCACTTTGCTAACAATGCTTTTGGATCAACTCATTAGttccttaaaaatatatataaaacaaagaaTAATTACGAtttattccccattttttgctgttaaaattctcaatttttccacaaaatggtGCCCCCCTCCCTCACATATAGAGACAAACTGGAGACGAGGAGGGGGGTGCCAGCGTGTAATATCACCCCATTCTCGAGAGGAAGGACGAGGTTAATCTTGACGTGCTGGGATCTTTTGCACGCCATCGTTCCATTTAAACGGAGCGCTTTGATGTCTCCCAGCTCGCTTGGCTCGTCGCCGCTCATTCGCCGCTTTAATTTGCCGCCCCCCTTCTCACCAAACACACGCAGTCAGTCTCACACACTCTGGCCTGGCGATAAGGTGTAATgagaaatgttttgaaaaagcACCATCGCTTAATTCGGCCagagaaaaagaaatattatttGAGGACTTTTCAAAGAGGAATACTCGTATCGGCCGAGTGCCACCGGCAGGACACCCCCCTGACCCCCCACCTCCTCATCAAACACTTTCCAAGGGGAAATAGCAACTTCATTAGCTGTCATTTACAGGGATTAATGGCGATGCCTCCTCGGGCCTGTCATCGGTCACGCTGAGAAAAACACGGGGACATTGACGTGTGGGAAGGCAAAAGTTCTCGCTTTTTAATGGGGGTTGAGTAGTAACACTCTCAATGCTTTTAACCTGAAATATTAATGTGTGGCTCAGAAGCGGCAACGTATCTCACTGAATGTATTTTGGGATTTAGCTAAAACAATCTtcatcacacaaaaaatgtCTATTACATATTAACTGAATAgcatgaaaacaacatttggacAGTTCTCGTAGAGCAAAGTTTTTATTAATCATGTAAACATTGATACTTTTTCACTCTTTGTAAATATAAATCAGTTTTCACTTTTATTGACAAattattatttgaaataaacattttacttACATACATCACGACGTCCATCAGATGCCACACTTGAATTCAAATCTTCCTCGAAACGCCATTTTAGGATTAGGCCTCCATCTTCTCCCTGGATGAGGATAACAACGCATATTAAATAACATCAATAAAATCATTATTAGCAGTATATGTATTACACTGGAGCAGTATATGTATTACACTGGGATTGTTTTACATGCAACATAATAGCGACAAGGAGCTTGCAACGAGCCTATATGACTTTAATTGAATTTGTTTGGATAATACGGCAAAATTAACATGTTTGTAACGTTCAAAAGCAAACGGGGTAAACAGGTGATGGGTCTCGAAGCTAATTAAAGGTAGTCATTGAAATTAGAGGATAGAAGAGTTCCCTTCACGTTTGATAGTCTCACATAAACACATTCCAATAGAGGCTTACACATTAATTAGTAAGGGTCAATAGCCACGAAACCCTTTAGAGagaatttaaatgtatattgttTAAAGCCCCCTCCATTTTGAATGCTAACTCCCTTGATATTGACCACACTGACTGTACAGATGAAgctgtaaaacaaataaagcaGGTTCATTCTGGCATTTACAAATTTATACATGTATGAAGAAAACAATAGCATATATTTGTATGCTTATACAATGAATTATATGTTTGAAACGGCTTGGTAATGCAGTATTCATACGCTAAGCTTGTCAACGTACCCTGGACTCGTTCCCTTTCGGGATCTTGGGGCCTTTTTCGCTAGGAATTGTGGGTATGCACAAACGACGTCATCAACGTCGCATTATTTTTAGGTCACctgtcatgaaaaaaatagaagtcTGACCCATGAATAATTTAGTTTTGCTCaagtgaatatttattttaattaacatATTCATTGAAAAGCTATAATTGTTTGTGTCCAGTACTACATTGTTGTAAGAAGTACTATTAAAATAATGGATGGAAAGACATTTCAATtgcatatggaaaaaaaaaagagctcacATTGGAGCAGTACGAAAAACCAACCGTATATTTGTTGACGCTGCAGGTTTTTGGATTTCCTCCATTTACCTCTCATGCTGCAAAGCAGATTAGATGTGGTGTTCGCCATGGAATTGGCATCATAAGCCTTTAAAGGAAAAAGGATGCACATCATGGAAATAGTATTCTTGCTAGTTGACTTTTTCCCCACAAtaaccttatttttttattttctattttaattcaAACGCCTGCCAATTTTGCTTGGTGatgcaaaataagaaaaaaaaggttccaGAGGTGATGAAATTCAGAGCAATTCAGTAGTCATCCATTAAAATTCAGTGGTGAAAGAGCGTCTCCTGTTGGCAAATAAGTATTAGTCATTCCATCAAtccacaaatacaaaaaaaaacaacaccaacaagcaaacaaaaagaAGTGGCACTTTTCAACAGGTTTATTGACATGTGTATAGCGATTGTCTGTGCACCATTCGGTTACAGTGGAATAAAATAGTCaaacaatgaagaaaaagaGCTGTACATGGtttgaatttcttttaaaaatgcataataAAAAGGTGAGGTGGTTTCACGGTCTCAGTATGTTGAAATAAAGCAATGTCAACTGATATATGACATTGTTAGATAAGTGCTAAAAAGAAACGGCatattaaaagtaaataaatacactttCTGTATCTAGTAGAGACTACATGTTAAAACTAAgggttcaattcaatttaataataGAGACTATagtaaaaaaggaataaaggAATCTAAAAGTAAAAGGAGGTGCTGCAACAGTTCTTCCATCCACATGCCAACACCATATTGAATGTTAATTACAAATCTAACTTTTGGCAGGTTCGCAcgctttcattattttattcaaaccCGTAAATAAGTGATCACTCGTGACCTCGTATACATTTCAAGATGAGCAGATAAATGCTTTTATGTTATAGTTATTTGAAATCACTGTGCGCCACTCGAAATCCTGAGCGACAAACAACCATCAAAAACCATCAACCACATGACTAGAAGcaccaaaaaaatgagcaacaacGGTCAAATTGTGGAACTCGTATGGTAGCTTGAAGGACAAAATcatattaaattacattttaaatgggaaaattaaagCAGGAGATGAAATTTTAAACAGCAAAAGTGCTGTTTTCATCACGAGGGAGCTACGAGGtcaaataataagaaaatactgaatgaatgataacaaaataaacataatGCGGGCGGAATTTCACTAATGCTGCAGCAGTATGTGGCGGCAAATATTAGAATTACAGTACATAGTGTGAGTCTCACTTCCAAATATCGATCAAGTATGACGATTCTTTTTTGTTGTCCTTCTATTTTTGCACATCAAACAGCCGAAAACTCGGAAGACATCTTAGTGGTCAATCGCTCATTTTAAATGCGGCTTACATACTGTGCGCACGTGTCTACATGCAAGCGGGGACACACTAACGTGAGTTATAGCCACTCTTTCATACGTGACGTGATTATATTCAAGCGAGTAGGTGGGTGGGTGCGGGGGCTACGCTGTCATATTCATTTACAAAAATAGTTTGACAATATAGACCATTCAATATGAGCACCAGGGAGAGGCTAATAAAACACATAGCCTGTGTGGTCGGCTACATTCAATGTCCAGGAGCACTGTCTatttgtgtctatgtgtgtgtatgtgtgtgttagtgAGTGAGTAAATAACACAGTGTTGGCAACGTTTTCACACTCACGGGCTCTTCTACGTCAAACACGTCCCAGAACATACGCTTAACTTTCACTGAGTTCCACAACTAAAATCAGATAGAAAAAtagcatatttatatatatctattttttttgtttgtttttgttttttttgggaaacaCGGAACCACATTTCCTaacaaaataacttttctttGACACGCACGCCgtttaagaaaaaacatgtttcgCATTTGAGGTTATGCAAGGTCTAACCTTTGGGATACACTGAGAAACAAAGGAACTTTAGGAAGGAACCCTGTTAGTGGGAATGGGAAAACCAGAACTACAGCTACGTTAGAGGCGACCGAGAGATCTTAGCTTATGCACGAGCAAGTGGTGTTATTGCTTTAGGGAGTttagtgagtgtgtgtatatgtgtgtgagtgtgttagGTGGATCTTACAGTACAGAGCTTGTGGGGTTCCCAGCCCTTGTTTAAACTCCGTTTGCTGGATGACGGGCTTGAGGTCTGGTTCGACTTGGTATACCACGGTCTTAATCTGCACACAATAAACTAATTCCCTGGAaggaaattacatttatttgccCAAATTTCAAATCCTCAATCCTCCGTCATCAAGgcctgaagggaaaaaaaggggaaggaGCTGCATATGGTTAAACACGGACTAAAAATGGAAAGGAATGGAGCTTTGCGTCACGGCTAGTCAATGGGACCCTGGAAGATGAGTCGAGTCCACCCGGGTGTGCTAAGCGCGGCTGAGCAGAAGGGGCAGACGGGTCGAAAGGCGTGCGTCCCGTGGGGTAACGGGGTGTCCGCCCAGTACCTGGTTGTCCTCTCGGAGCACACGTGGCCGCAGGGCACGAAGGCGTAGGTGGGGGCGCCGGCGTCCAGGTACACGGCCGGCTCGCAGCCCAGCCACAGTGGCACGTAAGGACCCACGCTGCGGCACAGTGGGCATTCCCGCCGTGTGGTGGAGCCTTCGCCTTCCAAGGGCTCCTCATGGCCCGCCTGGGACCTCTGACCCCAGTCGTGGCGTCCGTGGACGTGGCCACAGGTGAGGTAGACCCAGGGCTGACGTTCTTCCAGGCTGAAAAGAGCAGACCGTTACCACAGAGCCACGGAAAATCCGTCCATCGAGTGTCGTTGCGCTACATTAGCGAGGCTAGTTAGCGGCTAGCTACCTGTGGCTGCGCGGCAGGCTGGGGAAGGCCAAAGTGCTGAGGCCGACGGGACACTGCGGCCGTGAGGCATTCAGTTCCTGGCGGAGAGCCTCCAGGTGGCGCAGGGTGGGAGCACGCATGAGGCCTTCGCCCGTGCGCCACAGCAAGGTGGCGCCGCATAAATCCACCAGCGACCCGTCGCGTAGAGCACTGCTCTCGCCTTCCGCCTGTCAACATGCAAACACAATGGTAAATCCATTACAAAAATACTCAAGTTTAGGAGACTGCTGCGTAAAATTTGTAGAATTCTGGATGTTCAAGCTTTGTATAATCTAGGTACACGAAtagcccaaaagatcatcaactgtcCCCTACCTACCCTGTCCAGTCTAAGAGCAATAAACGAAAACAAGCTTCCGACTCACAAGTTTGCCCCTGGTTGGTCCGGATCGTGTCTCCCTTAGGGCATAGACGTCACCGCATACCGAGATCTCCCGCCACAGACCCTGCTTGGGGTCTTCCGGGAAGCCTTCGGGGTGCATCACCAGCACGCCATTAGTGGTCAGCCCGTCCATGTGGCCATCGGGGTTCTTCCACTTGGTCGCCTTCTCCTGCAGAGCAACACAGACGTCAATATTCCGCAACCTCTAAACACACCCCTATAACTCACCCCTAAGAAGATATTTTTGGAGGAGTCGAAGCCGGCGGCGTAGATGCGCGCCGTGTACGGCGGGTGGCGCTCGCACACCACGCGGCAGGCAAAACGTGAAATGGTGCTGGGGGCTATGGAGGGGTCTTCGCCCTCTTTGGCTCCCCCGGAGGTGTCCGTCACCACAAAGTCAATGGGGCTCTCGGTTGAGCGACCAATCTGCAAATGACAAGGCTTGTATATTAAATGTGACACCAACATCCATTTGCGGTATCTCTAAGGAGAAGATGGGCGTTACCTGGAACATGTCGGTATTGTTGTCATGGCAATACTCCACCACCACTGTCTGGTTGCGGGACAGTGTGAAGGAGATGCTGTGCTGCCCCCTGCTGTGCACAGCCTGCAACAAAGCCAGTGGCGAGCATTAGCCTCCACTTGCCCTATTAATAATTAGCATGGAGCTAAGTTAGGCCGTTATAGCACGCACGCACCTTGCTGTCCTGCGGCGTGTTGAG
Proteins encoded in this window:
- the LOC144213765 gene encoding E3 ubiquitin-protein ligase pellino homolog 2; translation: MNSPKKDGDDDGPVKDSIKYGELVILGYNGSLPSGDRGRRKSRFALYRRGKANGVKPSAVHILNTPQDSKAVHSRGQHSISFTLSRNQTVVVEYCHDNNTDMFQIGRSTESPIDFVVTDTSGGAKEGEDPSIAPSTISRFACRVVCERHPPYTARIYAAGFDSSKNIFLGEKATKWKNPDGHMDGLTTNGVLVMHPEGFPEDPKQGLWREISVCGDVYALRETRSGPTRGKLAEGESSALRDGSLVDLCGATLLWRTGEGLMRAPTLRHLEALRQELNASRPQCPVGLSTLAFPSLPRSHSLEERQPWVYLTCGHVHGRHDWGQRSQAGHEEPLEGEGSTTRRECPLCRSVGPYVPLWLGCEPAVYLDAGAPTYAFVPCGHVCSERTTRYWADTPLPHGTHAFRPVCPFCSAALSTPGWTRLIFQGPID